In Desulfovibrio sp. ZJ209, one genomic interval encodes:
- a CDS encoding putative phage tail protein — MPHRDLLAALLPPVSYDAAAPAVELSLQMEGRELDRVQADGARVLGALRPFVWQQWLPDWERVYGLPGPCTRGGQLLQVRMALLALAFQERGGISRRWLRRYALLAGYEVDIAGFRPFRAGHSQAGDPLTNGLWIFAFQVTARGDVARVFKAGQSPAGDALRHWGDPILECVIAWRKPAHAIAIISYDTEAPCTA; from the coding sequence ATGCCGCACCGCGACCTCCTGGCGGCGCTTCTGCCGCCGGTTTCCTATGACGCGGCGGCCCCGGCCGTGGAGCTTTCCCTCCAGATGGAAGGCCGCGAGCTCGACCGCGTGCAGGCCGACGGCGCGCGCGTCCTCGGCGCCTTGCGGCCCTTTGTCTGGCAGCAATGGCTCCCGGACTGGGAGCGTGTTTACGGCCTGCCCGGCCCCTGTACCCGGGGCGGCCAGCTCTTGCAGGTGCGCATGGCGCTTCTGGCCCTCGCCTTTCAGGAGCGCGGCGGCATCTCGCGCCGCTGGCTCAGGCGCTATGCGCTCCTGGCGGGCTATGAGGTGGATATTGCGGGCTTCCGGCCCTTCAGGGCCGGGCACTCGCAAGCCGGCGACCCGCTCACCAACGGCCTCTGGATCTTCGCCTTTCAGGTGACAGCCCGGGGCGACGTGGCGCGCGTGTTCAAGGCCGGCCAAAGCCCGGCGGGCGATGCCCTGCGCCACTGGGGCGACCCCATCCTCGAGTGCGTCATCGCCTGGCGCAAACCCGCCCACGCCATTGCCATCATTTCTTACGACACGGAGGCCCCATGCACCGCATAG
- a CDS encoding baseplate J/gp47 family protein — translation MPYTVPSFAEIRARQLRDARNLDATAHTDADSDLFIRASCVASAVDGLYAFQHWQTRQILPDTADPEYLEQHCALRGITRKAATRAAGTLTLTGRAGAYVPAGTEARDEEGELYLTTAAATLAGEDVDATAQVPCRAQKAGAMPDRRGARVTLLAAPSGVQSTGLLDLAGGTDAETDSSLLGRLLDYMREPPAGGTAADYRRWAREVPGVADAQVYPVRQGPGTVDVVLTGQDGIPGPDVVAAAQAHIDEECPLGIRATVYAPVLLTVDMTLALRVEGHATLLTLRPQVLEALSAQFALLKPGEALVLARVIAAVSGIEGVADVAVREPATNPAPTALQWCRLGDVTLEAL, via the coding sequence ATGCCCTATACCGTGCCCAGCTTCGCCGAGATCCGCGCCCGCCAGTTGCGCGACGCCCGCAACCTTGACGCCACGGCGCATACGGACGCGGACAGCGACCTCTTCATCCGCGCGAGCTGCGTGGCCTCGGCTGTGGACGGCCTCTACGCCTTCCAGCACTGGCAGACGCGCCAGATTTTGCCCGATACGGCCGACCCCGAATACCTTGAGCAGCACTGCGCCCTGCGCGGCATCACCCGCAAGGCGGCCACCCGCGCGGCCGGAACGCTCACCCTCACGGGCCGCGCCGGGGCGTATGTCCCCGCGGGCACCGAGGCCCGCGACGAGGAGGGCGAGCTCTACCTCACAACCGCCGCCGCCACGCTTGCCGGGGAAGATGTCGACGCCACGGCGCAAGTGCCCTGCCGGGCGCAAAAGGCCGGCGCCATGCCGGACAGGCGCGGGGCGCGCGTCACGCTGCTGGCCGCGCCTTCCGGCGTCCAGTCCACCGGCCTCCTCGACCTTGCCGGGGGCACGGATGCCGAGACGGATTCAAGCCTGCTCGGCCGCCTGCTCGACTACATGCGCGAGCCGCCCGCCGGCGGCACGGCGGCCGACTATCGCCGCTGGGCGCGCGAGGTGCCGGGCGTGGCCGATGCCCAGGTCTATCCCGTGCGGCAGGGACCGGGCACGGTGGACGTGGTGCTCACCGGGCAGGACGGCATCCCCGGGCCGGATGTCGTAGCCGCCGCCCAGGCGCATATCGACGAGGAGTGCCCGCTGGGCATCCGGGCCACGGTCTATGCGCCCGTGCTCCTCACCGTGGACATGACGCTCGCCTTGCGCGTGGAAGGCCACGCCACACTGCTCACCTTGCGGCCGCAGGTGCTCGAGGCGCTTTCGGCGCAATTCGCCCTCCTCAAGCCCGGCGAGGCCCTGGTGCTCGCGCGCGTGATTGCCGCCGTTTCCGGCATCGAGGGCGTGGCGGATGTGGCCGTGCGTGAGCCCGCCACCAATCCCGCGCCCACGGCCCTGCAATGGTGCCGGCTCGGGGATGTGACGCTGGAGGCCCTTTAA
- a CDS encoding phage GP46 family protein, producing MDAQLDPTTGDYTGARIDHLGNAVYLRLMTPRGSWWADPALGSRLHELAREKDVPRVSILARQYAEQALQPLLDDGRARAIEVTAKQPHNGRLLLHVQVTEAGGAAWAFEHFVRVGA from the coding sequence ATGGACGCTCAACTTGACCCAACTACCGGCGACTACACCGGCGCCCGCATCGACCACCTGGGCAACGCCGTTTACCTGCGCCTCATGACGCCGCGCGGCTCCTGGTGGGCCGACCCCGCCTTGGGCAGCCGCCTCCACGAGCTCGCGCGCGAGAAGGACGTGCCGCGCGTAAGCATCCTCGCCCGCCAATATGCCGAGCAGGCGCTCCAGCCCCTGCTGGACGACGGCCGGGCGCGCGCCATCGAGGTGACGGCCAAGCAGCCGCACAACGGGCGCTTGCTCCTCCATGTGCAAGTCACCGAGGCCGGGGGCGCGGCCTGGGCCTTCGAGCATTTTGTACGAGTGGGAGCCTGA
- a CDS encoding phage baseplate assembly protein V — MDITALIDERIRRALRALRLPFRARLTQLNGDPALQLAQGQGLAGEQAQAVEVVQQFGFSSGIPEGSQLIVLPLAGKSSANVVIATEHGAYRLKVGPGEARMYSQEGAYVHIKQGRVIEAECDDFRLRVKNAAVIEAGQGVLIDTPQTTLTGNMTATGEKGDKVEMSANVAIQGNITQDGSIVSSGDHVAGGISQTGHTHTGVLPGGGNTGLPQ; from the coding sequence ATGGATATAACCGCCCTCATTGACGAGCGCATCCGCCGCGCCCTGCGCGCCCTGCGCCTGCCCTTCCGCGCGCGCCTGACGCAGCTCAACGGCGACCCCGCCTTGCAGCTCGCCCAGGGGCAGGGCCTCGCGGGTGAGCAGGCCCAGGCCGTGGAGGTCGTGCAGCAGTTCGGCTTTTCCTCCGGCATCCCCGAGGGCAGCCAGCTCATCGTGCTGCCGCTCGCCGGGAAGAGCTCCGCCAACGTGGTCATCGCCACGGAACACGGGGCCTACCGCCTCAAGGTCGGCCCCGGCGAGGCGCGCATGTACAGCCAGGAGGGCGCCTACGTCCACATAAAGCAGGGCCGCGTCATCGAGGCCGAGTGCGACGACTTCCGCCTGCGCGTCAAGAACGCCGCCGTCATCGAGGCCGGGCAGGGCGTCCTCATTGATACGCCGCAGACCACGCTCACCGGCAACATGACCGCCACCGGCGAAAAGGGCGACAAGGTGGAAATGAGCGCCAATGTCGCCATTCAGGGCAATATCACGCAAGACGGCTCCATCGTCTCCAGCGGCGACCATGTGGCCGGCGGCATCAGCCAGACAGGCCACACGCACACGGGCGTCCTCCCCGGCGGCGGCAACACGGGCCTCCCCCAGTAG
- a CDS encoding phage baseplate assembly protein: MQDKDAVSLTIAGHLHRDWTRASIDSDLFTPADAWQVGLGIPAAQIPEWIRPWAPVEVRVGDALVLSGRIDAIRRTIRKDALELTISGRDGAAVLLDCSAPVKTRRDVTVEEVCALIVRPLGIDRIEVRAGGPPRKKVSVEPGMTAWEALTRAAEASGLWPWFTPDGVLKVAAPDYSRPADAELLCAFDGTKNNVLSVEYETDISRRYSEVTVLGQSVGNEDDEAQNAISGRAWDALAWFQRPLIRDEGHVDSIAEARTRAKKILSDSVFEYRTTTVEVRGHRTDAGALWEPGMHIRLRVEGLCETDNLLARRTLRAGREGRTTTLTLKPWGLWLPDTSKKPKKKKKRGTHDDDEWGID; encoded by the coding sequence ATGCAAGATAAGGACGCCGTCTCGCTCACCATCGCCGGGCACCTCCACCGCGACTGGACGCGGGCGAGCATCGACTCCGACCTCTTCACCCCGGCCGACGCCTGGCAGGTGGGCCTCGGCATCCCGGCCGCGCAAATCCCGGAATGGATACGCCCCTGGGCGCCCGTGGAGGTGCGCGTGGGCGACGCGCTCGTGCTCTCGGGCCGCATCGACGCCATCCGGCGCACCATCCGCAAGGACGCGCTGGAATTGACCATCTCGGGCCGGGACGGCGCGGCCGTGCTGCTGGACTGCTCGGCCCCCGTCAAGACGCGGCGCGACGTGACAGTGGAGGAAGTCTGCGCCCTCATCGTGCGCCCGCTGGGCATCGACCGCATCGAGGTGCGGGCGGGCGGCCCGCCCCGCAAGAAGGTGAGCGTGGAGCCGGGCATGACCGCCTGGGAGGCGCTCACCCGCGCGGCCGAGGCCAGCGGCCTCTGGCCGTGGTTCACGCCGGACGGCGTGCTCAAGGTGGCCGCGCCGGACTATTCCCGCCCGGCCGACGCGGAACTCTTGTGCGCTTTCGATGGCACGAAAAACAATGTCCTCTCCGTGGAATACGAGACGGACATCTCCCGCCGCTACAGCGAGGTCACGGTCCTCGGCCAGTCCGTGGGCAATGAGGACGACGAGGCGCAAAACGCCATCAGCGGCCGCGCCTGGGACGCGCTGGCCTGGTTTCAGCGCCCCCTCATCCGCGACGAGGGCCATGTGGACAGCATCGCCGAGGCCAGGACCCGCGCCAAGAAAATCTTGAGCGACAGCGTGTTCGAGTACCGTACCACCACGGTGGAGGTGCGCGGCCACAGGACGGACGCAGGCGCCCTCTGGGAGCCGGGGATGCACATCCGCCTGCGCGTGGAGGGCCTGTGCGAGACGGATAACCTCCTCGCGCGGCGCACCCTGCGCGCGGGGCGGGAGGGGCGAACCACCACGCTCACCCTCAAGCCCTGGGGCCTCTGGCTCCCCGATACCTCCAAAAAGCCGAAAAAGAAAAAGAAGCGCGGCACGCATGACGACGACGAGTGGGGGATTGATTGA
- a CDS encoding DNA circularization N-terminal domain-containing protein — protein MSWLTLLDATFRGVPFQVESITDKGEKSLAVHEYPWRPGAEVEDLGRKARVIPVKALFWGQSYKAGVEALVTALEKDGKGELVHPVFGSVEVCIRSWEVAHDAERANYATVSFEAVEAGPDNPFFAGASARSLAEKARDALLSGLQKAADGAAPGLMSTLGELAGKAASVRNAVLVELDGLLTVYDGSRQVVRTAAQWLDAPRAFVADLSACISHAAAGVSGLGGYLSLSRLSQAFPRLDLATGRKSGDYATGVNSYGAAWVSGPVSDQVGRAEAVLAVRAPRAQAATPAPPTPGSLQTAVAQATTQALILQTQTWCQAVADTLEAELDEPALTPAEVESLTGNARARVEDCLDAVTAAWAPGRTHDICEGLREAALAVRQMGEAALNARPPLVTHVAVTPCNFHLLAHRLYGDYTRAAELARINPQVRNPNFVARGQELLVYAR, from the coding sequence ATGTCGTGGCTCACCCTGCTTGACGCCACCTTTAGGGGCGTGCCCTTTCAGGTGGAATCCATCACGGACAAGGGCGAGAAAAGCCTCGCCGTCCATGAATACCCCTGGCGCCCCGGCGCGGAAGTGGAGGACCTGGGGCGCAAGGCCCGCGTCATCCCGGTCAAGGCGCTGTTCTGGGGCCAGTCCTACAAGGCCGGCGTGGAGGCGCTCGTCACGGCGCTGGAAAAGGACGGCAAGGGCGAGCTCGTGCACCCCGTGTTCGGCAGCGTCGAGGTCTGCATCCGCTCCTGGGAGGTCGCCCACGACGCCGAGCGCGCCAATTACGCCACGGTGAGTTTCGAGGCCGTGGAGGCCGGGCCGGACAATCCCTTCTTTGCCGGCGCGAGCGCCCGCTCGCTGGCCGAAAAGGCCCGCGACGCCCTCCTTTCCGGCCTGCAAAAGGCCGCCGACGGCGCGGCGCCGGGCCTCATGTCCACCCTGGGCGAGCTTGCGGGCAAGGCCGCCAGCGTCAGGAACGCCGTGCTGGTGGAGCTGGACGGCCTGCTCACCGTCTATGACGGGAGCCGGCAGGTGGTCCGCACCGCCGCCCAGTGGCTGGACGCGCCCCGCGCCTTTGTGGCCGACCTTTCCGCCTGCATTTCCCATGCGGCCGCCGGCGTTTCCGGGCTTGGCGGCTATCTTTCCCTCTCGCGCCTGTCCCAGGCCTTCCCCCGGCTGGACCTTGCCACGGGCCGCAAGTCTGGCGACTACGCGACCGGCGTCAACTCCTATGGCGCGGCCTGGGTATCCGGCCCGGTGAGCGATCAGGTGGGCCGGGCCGAGGCCGTTTTGGCCGTGCGCGCTCCCCGGGCGCAAGCCGCCACGCCCGCGCCGCCCACGCCCGGGAGCCTCCAGACGGCCGTGGCCCAGGCCACCACGCAGGCCCTCATCCTTCAGACGCAAACATGGTGCCAGGCCGTGGCCGACACGCTCGAGGCCGAGCTGGACGAGCCGGCCCTCACCCCGGCGGAGGTGGAAAGCCTCACGGGCAATGCCCGCGCCCGCGTTGAGGATTGCCTTGACGCCGTGACGGCCGCATGGGCGCCCGGCCGCACGCATGACATCTGTGAGGGCCTGCGCGAGGCCGCGCTTGCCGTGCGGCAAATGGGCGAGGCCGCGCTGAACGCCCGGCCGCCGCTGGTGACGCATGTGGCCGTAACACCCTGCAACTTCCACCTTCTGGCCCACCGCCTCTATGGCGACTACACCCGCGCGGCCGAGCTTGCGCGCATCAATCCCCAGGTGCGCAACCCCAACTTTGTGGCCCGGGGGCAGGAGCTTTTGGTGTATGCAAGATAA
- a CDS encoding phage tail tape measure protein, with the protein MADDLKVVAEPSLKDALSGPASRAVARVSADARKAAREQEKSATSARTVADALAEVDKRGRDASRSVNGVAQALAHAAHTPFTSAAAQMQNLREATGRTRREMAALLKVANRAGHVVGAGVRMAGSVATSTAAQVAGGIAAAGSAAHLVSMDSRYAALKANANMNAEEASAFKSRVQGAAGATRVGEGDVMTLAEVMQDLIGDSKFYGNTLDLYSKAQKASGGNAADMGALAKVMHTMGITNREDTERGLSGAIAIGDKGSFTLRDFAQYGRSAAAAYSALGRGGTGGLFEVNTALQLAKDSKGTSAEAGTAVVSLFRELVAKSGKKDSLAKAGIKVFDEKGNIRSIIDIQKDIAKATGGSIEKLKKLGLSGEAQAALQSIMKQYRESGNFDFLDKYNVTGNEGDLDRKWRENSDTIDSALTALGNSWAKIMDSLFTAPLKNAARVITDMSEGARDTTVALGALGMGALALFAKVKAGQALMGMARKFMAKGGAAEAVEKAARPANKSVQALEQAAAQKKNVVREVKAAAKDAPLNITAPAEGSAAQAVEGAAKGAARGGVMNTARNFAKKVPFLNLLFAGGEVAATELDDSMTRAQKNAAHTETAGGLAGGVGGAKAGAAAGAFAGPVGMGIGGLLGALVGTFAGSKLGEAVGDFAFGNKEKEAPEPKPIEETVMRAAEVIRSAPLAATLNLTVELDGEVIARKVEQAQLRQSTRR; encoded by the coding sequence ATGGCCGATGATCTCAAGGTAGTTGCGGAACCCTCGCTCAAGGATGCCCTCTCGGGCCCGGCCTCCAGGGCCGTGGCCCGCGTGAGCGCTGACGCCCGCAAGGCGGCGCGGGAGCAGGAGAAGAGCGCCACGAGCGCCCGCACCGTGGCCGACGCCCTTGCCGAAGTGGACAAACGCGGGCGGGATGCCTCGCGCTCCGTAAACGGCGTGGCCCAGGCGCTGGCCCATGCGGCGCACACGCCCTTCACGAGCGCCGCCGCGCAGATGCAAAACCTCCGCGAGGCCACGGGCAGGACGCGCCGGGAAATGGCGGCCCTCCTCAAGGTGGCGAACCGGGCGGGCCATGTGGTGGGCGCGGGCGTGCGCATGGCCGGCTCCGTGGCGACCAGCACCGCCGCGCAGGTGGCCGGGGGCATTGCCGCGGCGGGCTCCGCCGCGCACCTCGTCAGCATGGATTCCCGCTATGCCGCCCTCAAGGCCAACGCCAACATGAACGCGGAGGAGGCCAGCGCCTTCAAGTCCCGCGTGCAGGGGGCGGCCGGGGCTACCCGCGTGGGCGAGGGCGATGTCATGACCCTGGCCGAGGTCATGCAGGATCTTATCGGCGATAGCAAGTTTTACGGCAACACGCTTGACCTTTACAGCAAGGCGCAAAAGGCCAGCGGTGGCAATGCCGCGGACATGGGCGCGCTTGCCAAGGTCATGCACACCATGGGCATCACCAACCGTGAAGATACAGAGCGCGGCCTTTCCGGCGCCATAGCCATTGGCGACAAGGGCTCCTTCACCCTGCGCGACTTTGCCCAATATGGTCGCTCCGCTGCCGCCGCCTATAGCGCCCTCGGGCGCGGCGGCACGGGTGGGCTCTTCGAGGTCAACACCGCCCTCCAGCTTGCCAAGGACAGCAAGGGCACCTCGGCGGAAGCGGGCACGGCGGTGGTTTCCCTCTTTCGCGAACTGGTGGCGAAATCGGGAAAAAAGGATTCCCTTGCCAAGGCGGGCATCAAGGTTTTTGACGAGAAAGGCAATATCCGCAGCATCATTGATATTCAGAAGGACATTGCCAAGGCCACGGGCGGCAGCATTGAAAAACTCAAGAAACTTGGCTTGAGCGGTGAGGCCCAGGCGGCCTTGCAAAGCATCATGAAGCAGTACCGGGAATCCGGCAATTTTGACTTCCTGGACAAGTATAACGTCACAGGCAACGAGGGCGACCTCGACCGCAAGTGGCGCGAAAACAGCGACACCATCGACAGCGCCCTGACGGCCCTGGGCAATTCCTGGGCAAAGATCATGGACAGCCTGTTCACCGCGCCCCTCAAGAATGCTGCCCGCGTCATCACGGACATGAGCGAGGGCGCGCGCGACACCACCGTCGCCCTCGGCGCGCTTGGCATGGGGGCGCTCGCGCTCTTCGCCAAGGTCAAGGCCGGGCAGGCGCTCATGGGCATGGCGCGGAAGTTCATGGCAAAAGGCGGCGCGGCCGAGGCCGTGGAAAAGGCCGCCAGGCCCGCGAACAAGTCTGTACAGGCCCTGGAACAGGCCGCCGCGCAAAAAAAGAATGTGGTGCGTGAGGTCAAGGCCGCCGCCAAGGACGCGCCCCTCAACATCACCGCCCCGGCGGAAGGCTCGGCCGCGCAAGCCGTGGAGGGGGCGGCCAAGGGCGCCGCCAGGGGCGGCGTCATGAACACGGCGCGCAATTTCGCCAAGAAAGTCCCCTTCCTCAACCTCCTCTTTGCCGGGGGCGAGGTCGCGGCCACCGAGCTTGATGACAGCATGACGCGCGCCCAGAAAAACGCGGCCCACACCGAAACGGCGGGCGGCCTTGCGGGCGGCGTCGGCGGGGCCAAGGCGGGCGCGGCGGCGGGCGCCTTCGCCGGGCCTGTGGGCATGGGCATCGGCGGCCTTTTGGGCGCTCTCGTGGGCACCTTCGCGGGCAGCAAGCTCGGTGAGGCCGTGGGCGACTTTGCCTTCGGCAACAAGGAAAAAGAAGCCCCGGAGCCCAAGCCCATTGAAGAAACCGTCATGCGGGCGGCGGAGGTTATCCGCTCCGCGCCCCTTGCCGCCACCCTCAACCTGACCGTGGAGCTGGACGGCGAGGTCATCGCCCGCAAGGTCGAGCAGGCCCAGCTTAGGCAGTCCACGAGGAGGTAG